Genomic segment of Esox lucius isolate fEsoLuc1 chromosome 15, fEsoLuc1.pri, whole genome shotgun sequence:
GTGACACACTGTGATTGCTCTCCTTTGAAGGGAGCGGCAGTTTgtaaacacaaaaaagtaaagaGTGTGATTGAAATCGAAATTCAAGTCTCCTTTTGCTgttgaaatgtacatttgcaaACGCTTTCAGTAAATAAGGAGCCTCCATGTTGCAGACAGAGGATGAAAGtcgaataaaatgtaaaacgtGTGTTTAAAGTCTTCACTACTGGTGCTTGGGTTTTCTATGAGACATAGTCTTTAGTCAGGGAGGTCTCACCTCTAGTGCTCATACGTAATGGTCTTTGATGTCCTCACTGATGTTGGCAGCATTAAGGTTTTTACACCGGTTGTCTTTGGGGCTGTACGCTGTCCGGTGGGGGGGTTTGACGGGGGCACTGCGCGTCGTACACACCCGTCCCACTTCGCCCATCAATTTGTCCCGCACTCCTGCCGAGGTGCACTTTCGGGAGGAGCTCTTGTCTAGCTCGGTCGCTCCTCGTttcagctcctcctcctcagcccCGTCCTCCTCCTCAGCCCCGTCACACGTCCGGTCTGGGGAGCCCATGAGTTTCTGGCATTCATACTGAATGTCTTTGTCTCGGTTGTCTTTGTGCTGCGGCAGGCTGACCCTTAGTGGCTCCAGCTGGTTGTTGACGGTGCCGTCGTCCACGATGGACTCTCTTTCGCGCTCTTTCTTCCTCTTACGggtccaccacacacacaccacgatGCAGAAGATCCACAGCACGCTGAACACCACGCACAGAACCGGCACCAGGTAGTCGGTCTCTGGAGaggacaggggggggggggggttacatttTCCTAATTATTATTAAGGTCATCAACCGCTAATGGAAATGAAGCAGAGTATAAAACCATAGACGGTCAAAGGAAGTCCGATCCGGTCACCCACCTGTGGACTGGGGCATGACCTGGGTCTCCACTTTGACCTCCACTACGGCCAGCATGACAGTGCTGTTGTGACGTTTGGACAGGGCACCAATCACGGCACTGGCAGCCTCTTGGATCCGCCCACCGTCTCCAAGCGCCTCCTGTCCATCCTGATCATACGACTGGAGAAGGGGGCGAGAGAGTCAACATGAGACAGGATTTCACGCCAAGATATTCCCCTAGAATCAGAGTCACGCCTAGACTAACTCCGGGAATGACTCCTAGAGTCACTCGTAGTCCTGATTCTCACATGCACCCCCCATGAAGCACATAGTGGGTCTAGTTAATTGCCAGATAAGTAGACCAGAGTGAGTCCAGGGGGAGCATGGAGAGATTAGCTGGATGCTGTGCACTTTAATTAGTAGGAACAAAGAAGAACAGGCCAGCTGGGGCTCCCTGGTGCTCCctggccagccagccagtcagttcAGTCAGCAACGCTCCCCTGTCTTCTCTCCGGGTAATCAGGAGCTCATTCACACACATGCGaacacacacagcttctcctTATTCTGGGCTTCTGAGTGAGAGCCTCTGGGCTCTGGGCTTCTGAGTGGAGTTCAGGCGTCTAACTGAGAACTCATTGTTGTGGGTCTCCATAGAACATCTGTCCAGATACACAAGTTAGGTTAGCCCGAGGGGACTACTTTGCCAAACCCAGATCCACAATACAACGCTCAGGTTGAGACGCTATGACATTGTTCATGTCGAGCTGGGGCTACTCCATAACGGTCTAACAAAGCCCAACTGACGTCTGACTGTAAGCCTGCAAGGTTCTATGGAGTGTTATTATCAACCCCAGTACTAAGCTACCAGGACGTCAGACACACCACTCCTTTTCCTGTACGTCCCCAAACATGACTAGATCACAAGAAAAGGTCTAATCCCCTCCATTAAGGGCTTAGTGCCCTGTAGCGCCTGATTTCCCTTGTGTCTGACTGTAGAGGAGAACCTGGGTGGCCACGCCAGtcccagagagagggaggaaaagagagaaagagggagaaacagagaaaggagggagatagggagagagaggtatgTCATGTAGCTGGGGCTATTGAAGAGAAGAGAAGCAACTGAGAAGAGACTACACTGTAACCGTAAGGTGTTCCACAGTTAAGCTAAATGTCATCCAGATGTTCAGACGAAGGGCGTCGCGCTTCAAAAGGCCCTCCAGTTTTACAAAGAGGAAAAGAAAAGGCTCCAATTTTACAAGTCTACTCTGGAACCCATTTACAATGACGAATTAagtgtgtgttttaataaaGTGAACGAGAGAGCAAAAAGGGGCGATGTCCTCAGGGATAACTGGAAGAGAGAGTGACTGTTCTAGCGAACCACTGCCAGAGGTGAGGTGGAGGTAGGAGGCAATCATTTGCAGatggcaacaggtcagtctgaggggggggggggggggggggctgaggtgGGAGTGGGGGGACTGGGGTGGTGCAAGAACGGTGGTGTTTAGGGGGTACTCACCATGGCAACCTCTACAGCGTCCCTGTTGGAATTAGACAGGTCACAGAGAATCAGGAGGGTGTGTTCTTTAGCCAGGGTCTGGGAGACAGGAAGGTACCTCAGCTCTGAACAGATCTTTTCCACAGTGGTGCCCTTTGACAGAAGATAGCCATTAAAACTTTCGGCAGAGTTTACTGCCAACTTCTAGCTAATTACATTCTTAATTACTTCTTTCTGGCAGACCATGGGGAAAGTCAGAGATCCAAGCGAAGTAAAACAAGTCAAGAGatctatctttttttttaaattaaatatctcATTAAATGTCTTGTGATGATGACTTGTAATTACCTGtggaactttgtctctgttgaAGATGAGTGTGATGCGGGCGCAGGTCTTGTCCAGGTAACCAGTGTTGGGTTCACACTGGgtgtggagaggtggaggggggtCGGGGGTAGAACACACACCCCACTGGTGGCATGGCGCTGCGAAGCAGGTCAGGAACTGGTGTTCCACACATTCCTGTCCTCCGGGACACGCGGGACTGCTGTCTGGACCGGCTCTCTGGAGCAGGCAGGGCCGCCGGCCACATcgcacctgcacacacacacacacagacacgtcaGGGAAccagctctcacacacacacgcgcgcgcgcgcagacacacatgcacacaactaTGCAATGCTGACCTTAGAACAGCGCACGTTGCCGTTGACACACTGACATGTATTACACTCCTCCTCCCATCGGCTGCCGTGAGGGAACTGCAGGTCGAAGTAACGACAGGCCTTGCCGACCCCGATGActgtggggggagggaggagagcaggTTAGGGCCAGTGGATACAGTATTCAGGGCTTTTCTCTACAGCTCAGTCTACTCACACTCCTGACAGCGAGGCCCAGCCCGGCCCAGGGGACAGACACAGCGGAAGCTGTTGATTTCATCCACACAGGTAGAGCCGTATGCACAAGGAGACGACTGGCACTCATCTATGTCTGGTGAGGAAACAAGAGGATAGCTATGACCACATACACATGATTAGTCTACTGCTGTTACACCATCACAACATGTCTGGCATCCCCACGTTTAAAATAGACCCTCTCTGGGAAAGGGGAAAGGAACTGTGCCTGACAATGTACGACTGAATTGACCTGTTTGCAGAACACAGCTGACCTCTCCTCACAagagaggtcagaggttaagACAGGCTTCCTAAAGGCTTCCTAATCTGTCCCTCACAAACAATCAGCTCAAACTCCCCCGTCCCCTTTCACCCCTGACCCCTAAAATCtgaccccccccacacccctctGGTTCCCAGGGACTTACTGATCCGACAGTCTGGTCCAGCAAATCCTGGGGCACACTCGCAGCGGAACCAGTTCAcgccatccacacacactccaccattATAGCTGCCGGAAggaaacaagacaaaaacatcCACATCAGCCCAggatatacagctccgaaaatgaagagaccactgcacctttctctttcctttccaaaaaagttaaaaggaaagttttgagtgaggaacagaagcattcaatccgcagtggtctcttaattctaacccatctgttccttactcaaaaccttcctttttgacttttttggaaaagaaaaaggtacattgatctcttgtttttttccgGATCTGTAGTACACATCAGCCCAGGCTATAGTACACATCAGCCCAGGCTATAGTACACATCAGCCCAGGCTATAGTACACATCAGCCCAGGCTATAGTACACATCAGCCCAGGCTATAGTACACATCAGCCCAGGCTATAGGAAAAACAACAAGCCAGAATACAGAACACCTGAGGCCAGGATATAGGAAACAACAAGCCAGAATACAGAACACATCAGGCCAGGACATAGGACACATCAGGCCAGGATATAGGACACATCAGGCCAGGATATAGGACACATCAGGCCAGGATATAGGACACATCAGGCCAGGATATAGGACACATCAGGCCAGGATATAGGACACATCAGGCCAGGATTTAGGACACATCAGGCCAGGATATAGGACACATCAGGCCAGGATATAGGACACATCAGGCCAGGATATAGGACATACTGGCACAGGTGCAGCAGCACACAGAACCCTCAAGGCTGAGACTACAAAGAGAACAGGGCCTTCGCATTCCTAGGTCTCCATCCAAGAAgactagagagagagactgtggtCACTAAAGCTGATCTCTTATCAATGTCCAGACTTCATATGCAAATCCCAAACTGACCCCCTACTGTGCTGGGTCTATACCCCCATGCCCCCCAGCCCCCCAATCCTGCCTACACCACCCTGTGCGCAGGGGTCAGCGGTGAAGAATAGTTTGAGGGGCGTCTCTTCCCACCCTGCTGCCCCCCTGTGTTAATCCCCCTGTCAGTCATTGTGGTGGCGGGAGCCTTTGTCCACTGAGCCTCTCTCATCCAGGGGAAACTGGGAATACCCAGCTGTCAGGCTATGCACTGGTCTACACAGACAGGGATACACACACTTCCCCTTACACACACCTTAGAATGCAATTCCAGGAAATCTCTCAGTGATTTGTAAGATAAGTTCCTGTTTTGAAACGTTGTAATATGTGTTAGCGTTGGGTGTGTGTGCCCGCATCGATTGAGAATAATCGAATGTTTTCATGAAGAGGGTTACAACTTACAGAACCAGTACTGGCACCAGGAgtttaaaacacttttcaaagtAGTTTGGTTTATTTCATGAATTCCACTTACCAGGGGTGAGGATTGCAGTCATTAGTATCTGTTAAGAGAGGGGATAAAACAGGAACAAAAGTCAAAAACAGGAAATATTGACAATTATTCTTAACAGGAAGTATTTCAGTGAATGGCGCCTCACTCTGAGCACACGTGGGCCCTTCCCAGCCGTCTTTACAGATGCAGGTGAAGGCGTCCCCGCCTCCAACACAGGTGCCTCCGTTCTCACACGGGTTAGAGTCACAGGAGCTGTTCTTGGCTGACAAGAGAGTGAATGCGAGACGAGCTTAGAACCCATAGTCCAGCTACAAACGCACAAAACTAAGTTATCTTATTAAGCCCATGGACTAGTGCATTCTATCGTACATTAGCATGAAGATGGTTAAAAGCATGTAATATTGGTCTCTCACCTGTGTTACACGTTCGACCTCCCCAGCCTGAGGGACAGGTACAGTGGAAGGTGTCCCCGTGTTCTAAACATGTCCCCCCGTTACTGCAGGTGCTGGAATCACACTGCCTGTCATGGGAGTGGCAGGTCTTGCCCTTCCAGTCATCCTGGCACTGGCAGTagaagtcattgaccaggtccaaACACTGGCCTCCGTTCTTGCAGGGGTTCCTACTGCAATCATTCACATCTGTAACACAATGACATGGATCAGTTCGAGAAACTCACACGTTATAGAGAGGCAAAGTaaaaccaaccacacacacacacacacacacacttacccatgTCACACAGCGTGCCCTCCCAGCCGTCGAGGCAAAAGCACTGGAAGGAGCCGATTCCGTCGATGCAGGTTCCTCCGTTCTTACAGGGAGAGGTCACGCAGTCGTTTATGTCTGGGGGACGGAGGAGAGACAAACCCAAGGGGCTGAGGATGACCATGATACAAATGAAGACGGTGCTCTGTTACAGTCAGAATCAAGGACGTTTGGAGTGGTGACGATGGCGTGGGTCCACTCACTCTCGTGGCAGTACGTTCCGGTGAAACCCGGTTCACAGGCGCAGGAGAAGTTCCCAGCAGGCTGGCTTATGCAGCGTCCGCGGGGGCCGCACACATTGGACGAGATGTGCCACACCCCTTCCTGCGTATCATTGGTGGCCACGGCAACGGTACAGCTGTCGATGACTAAGATCAAAACAGAAGGAAGTACAGGCCGCTGTTGGTATGACAGAGCTGTTGGATGGGGCCGAAACAATCGCTGACTGGACTGAGCATCTAAACATCAGATTTCTCTTTAGAGTTCAccagaaaccccccccccccccccccccccccggttaATACTCTTACAGGTGGTCGAGTTCTTGGACTTGAACTGACAACAGTAAATGAGTACGTACCTTCACAGGGGTTGGTCTTGCAGTGGTCCTTGAGCTCAGAGCAGGTCTTGCCCTCGTAGTCATCAGGGCAGGCACAGTAGAAGTCTCCCATCAGACCGTGGCACTCGGCCTTGTTCTGGCAGGGGTTAGGGGTACACGGGCTGCTCTGGACCTGGGATGGAGCGGTGGAAAGACACCCTGAAATAGATCCAGGCCCAGATCGGTCTCCACAGTGGGAGGTCATGACTGAGTCGTAGCTCACCTCACAGGCGGCGCCAGAGTAACCATGCGGGCATTCACAGAGGAACCCGTCCAGCAGGGTGTGGCACCTGCCTCCGTTCCTACACGGGTTGCTGGCACAGCTGTTCCTCTGGATCTCACAGTGCCGGCCCACAAATCCTGGTGAGCATGTGCATATGTAGCCCCTTCGCCCCTCCTATTAGAAGGACAGAGATTTCCTCAGTTGCTCCCATCTCCACGTTGTTATCCAGAGAATCAATAGAACGGAGGTCATCAGGCATTGTGGCTGGTAGCTTTATTTAAAACGACGTCCTACCTTGCATGTTGCTCCATTCTGACATTGCCCGTGGCAGCTGTTGACATCTGCAGAGGGGAAAGAGGACTTACTAATACAGTACAATGCCAGGACAGAGGGACACTTGCACATTCCATGTGTATGAAATGCATCTTTGTTAAAGCTGTAAAGAAATTCAGAAGAAGATTTCTCTAAAGATGCAGGAAGGCTAGATGGCTGTTAGTTAAAGTACAGGCAGCGAAACTGTTGAAAACCATCAAACtcattgtcatttaaaaacaagaCTCACATGTGTTTGAAAGTCATAGTAAAGCACAAGCACTTCCTGATATAGGACCAGGTAGGAGGCAGAGCTGGCTGATAAAGGACCAGGTAAGAGGCAGAGCTGGCTGATATAGGACCAGGTAGGAGGCAGAGCTGGCTGATATAGGACCAGGTAGGAGGCAGAGCTGGCTGATATAGGACCAGGTAGGAGGCAGAGCTGGCTGATATAGGACCAGGTAGGAGGCAGAGCTGGCTGATATAGGACCAGGTAGGAGACAGTGCTGGCTGATATAGGACCAGGTAGGAGACAGTGCTGGCTGATATAGGACCAGGTAAGAGACAGTGCTGGCTGATATAGGATCAGGTAAGAGACAGTGCTGGCTGATATAGGATCAGGTAAGAGACAGTGCTGGCTGATATAGGACCAGGTGAGAGGCAGAGCTGGCTGATATAGGACCAGGTGAGAAACAGAGCTGGCTGATATAGGACCAGGTGAGAAGCAGAGCTGATTGATATAGGACCAGGTGAGAAGCAGAGCTGATTGATATAGGACCAGGTGAGAGGCAGAGCTGATTGATATAGGACCAGGTAAGAGGCAGAGCTGACTGATAAAGGACCAGGACAGAGCAGCCAGTGGACCAGGTAGGAGACAGAGCTGATTGATATAGGACCAGGTGAGAGGCAGAGCTGATTGATATAGGACAAGGTAAGAGGCAGAGCGAATTGATATAGGACCAGGACAGAGCAGTCAGTGGACCAGGTAGGAGCTGTCTGCAGGCAAAGGGGACAGAGGTACATGATTGATACTGACTGATGTCACAGTTCTGCCCGGCCCATCCTTGAAAGCAGGCACAGTGATATCCACCAATCAAGTTTTTGCAAGAGTAAGCATTGGGGCAAGGCTTCCCCATACACTCATTAGCATCTGTGAAGtagagacaagagagagagagagagagagagagctaaaAACCAGCCTCCAAACCCCACCACCAAGCAGATCTCTACTAAGCAGGGCTGTACAGCAActcacacacaatacaataaTTGTAACATGCCTTTAGAAAACATTCACAACTCAGCTGAATGTAATTTCACTgcttttttgccatcaattttaCTGAACTCACATCCTACCCAAATGTCTTTTTGTCCACTACTCTAATCTGAAGTGAGCTTTTCTCTGCCCAGTGGTCAGTTCACAAGGCAACAGTCACTAACACGCTCTCCCTGGACTGACTAGATCACAACCACTTCTCCTCAGAGGTGAGAAGCACCTGTTGGGCTATGGACACCTGACACCCCTATCTCAGGTACCGGCCGCTCGCATGTAAGGAGAACCGTAACACGAGACCCGGAGCTTGGCTTCCTCCCTGAGCATGTTTTTACACATTATAAAGCCTCTCCTCTGTTCCACTCCACCAAGCCAAATAGTGGAGTTGGGGTGAGGCTCTGCTCTTGGTGCAGACTAAATCCCACTCTTACCCCAGTCTGTATCCAAAGATAACCCCCTCTCAGGCTATATCTGGCCCGAAGACTAGCAGTTGCCAGGCTAGGTGTTATTTATAGGTTTACTCAAGTCACCTGGCTCGGGTTGCACATAATATACCCCTTTCTCCATGGACATGCATGCAAACATTTCGAATgagtattcacaccatagtaatagTCAGGATCAACAGGGTGCAGGACCCAGACAACCAGATACTAAACGAGCACGGACATTCCTGGAATACAACCCAACTCGGCGAGATTCAATAGTGAAGATTCAATAACACATTGCAACACATCACATTTCAGTTCAAATCAAACGGATCGTTCATAGTAACATACAAAAGCGATGCTCCACAGGACATGAGGTTCTCCACTTCAACCCACATTTACAGTTCCCCAGGCTAGACCCCACGGCACCTCTCCCTCCTGGGCTTACCTATCTGGCAGGTCTTCCCAGCCCACTGTGATGGGCAAAGGCACTCGAAGCCGTTCTCCATGTCGATGCAGGTGCCACCCTGAGCGCAGGGGTTAGATGCACACTCATCCGTGTCTGGAACACAGAAAAGTGACGGTCAGCTTGGTGAAAACATCAGGGCACGGTGGGGGTGGAATGGGTTACCGAAACCACCGTTCGGTACATATTGTGATTTTTGTGGTAGCGGTTTAGTTTCGGAACTGAGAGAAAATGAAATGCCATTCATAATGTTCCTGGCATTGACTGTTGTGATGGAATTGTTATGTCGGGCCTCTCAAGTTTCTACTCTGAAGCTGCGTTCCTAACCATGTGGGTTATGAGTTATAAATACCAGTTGGATGCATTCATGTGCTTTGAACTAATTGAGAAATGCTGATTGGCTACTGGCCAACAAGCTACGGCCACCATAAACGTACAAAGTACCGTTCTGCTTGTAAAGAAATAATAGGGAGTAAGTTAGAGTAAAAAACACGTCAACATTTGcctttttcaaatgttgttttgtagttGCATTTAACCACCAAAAATgctgtttccaaaatgttttatttccttgGTAGATGATGTCAGAGATGATGTCATGACAACAGAAGGGTTTCTCACTAATAATAACCAGTTTTCCCTTGTCATACGTGGAAGTTCATGTTCACATTTGGTTAACAATGCACAGTTACACTGCCAACTTCAAGATACACACTTGTGACTATAGAGGGAGCCTGTCAGTAGGAAGATTGGTCACTTGTCATCTACCGTGATTGGCTATTGAGTAAGCGCAGTGTGCTTTTTCCAAATCATTAAAAAGCTCTAGCTTTTTCAACAGAGCGTGCTTCTCAACCACAAGAAAAGGTGGTGTCCTCCCCTATAATACAACgaaaatatacataaacatacacatcgGTCTTGTCATTTCTTTGGAACAGTGACAGTGAACAGCATGAATGGAAAGGGGATGTTGTGGTGTCGTTGTGGTGTCTTGACATTTACACATTCATTGTACCATTCTGATTGGTCAATGACACTACCTAGAATCAGTTGTCGCCTCACAAAATACTGGTTTGAAATATAACAGTTAAGAAGTAATCAGTACTTTGAGAACAACAAAGTGTAGTAATTTTGCTTTTAATGGCGTTTTTCTCCAGTGGCTTTCACATTTAAGACAGAGAATCCAGTGTGTAGGccttgtgtttttattataaaacatgtttccaTTGACCGATTCACCCCTAAGGCGCACACACACCTTGGCAGGGTCAAGACCGTGACTCACTCACCTTTAGCGCAAGTGGGCCCAGCCCAGCCCGCGGGACAGTGGCACTCAAACCCAGACGGGACCTCGTGGCAGGTGCCGCCATTGGCACAGGGGTTGGACACGCAGGCATGTTCCGCTGGAGACATGGGGGCACAcatgaggagacagacaggaaccaGACCGACAGACTCAATAAACGgcttaacaaaataatatacaggCTAACGTTCAGAATAAGACTGAGCGGTCTTTGACGAGATATTGGAGATGTGGAGGACTCTCACCTATCTCACAGTTCTTGCCGGAGTATCCGTCGGGACAGGCACAGTTGTATTCATCTGGCTCTGTGTTCATACACGTTCCTCCATTCTTACAGGGCTTGTTTGTCCCACAGTAGTTCAGATCTGGAGAGAATCATACAGGAAGGATTACATTTACACACTTGTGGTCTTATGGTCCAACATCTGAGGGATTAAGATGGTAAATGataaatgtctgtttatattattataactTCTCGTGGTCAGACTATTACAAACTGTGAAATGTAGTCTCTCCATTCTTTTGTCTGTCTTGAAAGTGCTGCTGAGGGGGAAGT
This window contains:
- the LOC105015548 gene encoding protein jagged-2 isoform X2 produces the protein MWNCMWISNCLSIVCLLLTVWTEVSQSSGYFELQLIAVQNANGELSDGDCCDGERNAQDLRCSMDECDTYFKVCLKEYQTEVTTKGSCIYGTGSTNIVGGNTFQFKSAKNNQNRHNDGGKIVIPFQFAWPRAYTLMVEAWDWDNGTQSSGEDLLIERSVHKGMINPGDERQTIQHNGPIASFEYSIRVRCDENYYGSKCNKQCRPRDDNYGHYVCDQFGNRGCMEGWMGTYCTTAICKQGCNLLQGTCVAPGECTCKYGWQGPFCDDCLPYPGCVHGTCVKPWQCSCEKNWGGLLCDKDLNYCGTNKPCKNGGTCMNTEPDEYNCACPDGYSGKNCEIAEHACVSNPCANGGTCHEVPSGFECHCPAGWAGPTCAKDTDECASNPCAQGGTCIDMENGFECLCPSQWAGKTCQIDVNSCHGQCQNGATCKEGRRGYICTCSPGFVGRHCEIQRNSCASNPCRNGGRCHTLLDGFLCECPHGYSGAACEVQSSPCTPNPCQNKAECHGLMGDFYCACPDDYEGKTCSELKDHCKTNPCEVIDSCTVAVATNDTQEGVWHISSNVCGPRGRCISQPAGNFSCACEPGFTGTYCHENINDCVTSPCKNGGTCIDGIGSFQCFCLDGWEGTLCDMDVNDCSRNPCKNGGQCLDLVNDFYCQCQDDWKGKTCHSHDRQCDSSTCSNGGTCLEHGDTFHCTCPSGWGGRTCNTAKNSSCDSNPCENGGTCVGGGDAFTCICKDGWEGPTCAQNTNDCNPHPCYNGGVCVDGVNWFRCECAPGFAGPDCRINIDECQSSPCAYGSTCVDEINSFRCVCPLGRAGPRCQEFIGVGKACRYFDLQFPHGSRWEEECNTCQCVNGNVRCSKVRCGRRPCLLQRAGPDSSPACPGGQECVEHQFLTCFAAPCHQWGVCSTPDPPPPLHTQCEPNTGYLDKTCARITLIFNRDKVPQGTTVEKICSELRYLPVSQTLAKEHTLLILCDLSNSNRDAVEVAMSYDQDGQEALGDGGRIQEAASAVIGALSKRHNSTVMLAVVEVKVETQVMPQSTETDYLVPVLCVVFSVLWIFCIVVCVWWTRKRKKERERESIVDDGTVNNQLEPLRVSLPQHKDNRDKDIQYECQKLMGSPDRTCDGAEEEDGAEEEELKRGATELDKSSSRKCTSAGVRDKLMGEVGRVCTTRSAPVKPPHRTAYSPKDNRCKNLNAANISEDIKDHYV
- the LOC105015548 gene encoding protein jagged-2 isoform X1, producing the protein MWNCMWISNCLSIVCLLLTVWTEVSQSSGYFELQLIAVQNANGELSDGDCCDGERNAQDLRCSMDECDTYFKVCLKEYQTEVTTKGSCIYGTGSTNIVGGNTFQFKSAKNNQNRHNDGGKIVIPFQFAWPRAYTLMVEAWDWDNGTQSSGEDLLIERSVHKGMINPGDERQTIQHNGPIASFEYSIRVRCDENYYGSKCNKQCRPRDDNYGHYVCDQFGNRGCMEGWMGTYCTTAICKQGCNLLQGTCVAPGECTCKYGWQGPFCDDCLPYPGCVHGTCVKPWQCSCEKNWGGLLCDKDLNYCGTNKPCKNGGTCMNTEPDEYNCACPDGYSGKNCEIAEHACVSNPCANGGTCHEVPSGFECHCPAGWAGPTCAKDTDECASNPCAQGGTCIDMENGFECLCPSQWAGKTCQIDANECMGKPCPNAYSCKNLIGGYHCACFQGWAGQNCDINVNSCHGQCQNGATCKEGRRGYICTCSPGFVGRHCEIQRNSCASNPCRNGGRCHTLLDGFLCECPHGYSGAACEVQSSPCTPNPCQNKAECHGLMGDFYCACPDDYEGKTCSELKDHCKTNPCEVIDSCTVAVATNDTQEGVWHISSNVCGPRGRCISQPAGNFSCACEPGFTGTYCHENINDCVTSPCKNGGTCIDGIGSFQCFCLDGWEGTLCDMDVNDCSRNPCKNGGQCLDLVNDFYCQCQDDWKGKTCHSHDRQCDSSTCSNGGTCLEHGDTFHCTCPSGWGGRTCNTAKNSSCDSNPCENGGTCVGGGDAFTCICKDGWEGPTCAQNTNDCNPHPCYNGGVCVDGVNWFRCECAPGFAGPDCRINIDECQSSPCAYGSTCVDEINSFRCVCPLGRAGPRCQEFIGVGKACRYFDLQFPHGSRWEEECNTCQCVNGNVRCSKVRCGRRPCLLQRAGPDSSPACPGGQECVEHQFLTCFAAPCHQWGVCSTPDPPPPLHTQCEPNTGYLDKTCARITLIFNRDKVPQGTTVEKICSELRYLPVSQTLAKEHTLLILCDLSNSNRDAVEVAMSYDQDGQEALGDGGRIQEAASAVIGALSKRHNSTVMLAVVEVKVETQVMPQSTETDYLVPVLCVVFSVLWIFCIVVCVWWTRKRKKERERESIVDDGTVNNQLEPLRVSLPQHKDNRDKDIQYECQKLMGSPDRTCDGAEEEDGAEEEELKRGATELDKSSSRKCTSAGVRDKLMGEVGRVCTTRSAPVKPPHRTAYSPKDNRCKNLNAANISEDIKDHYV